TAAAGAGATGAataagaagtttgaaatttatgaaAAGCAGGTAAAAGCTGCAAAAAGGTCAGGGAATCGAGTTCAACAGGAGAAGGTAAAATATCGAGCGAAGTTTGCAGCAGCAAAAGAAGCAGCGAAGAGCAAGGGAAAGGGCAAGGGCAAGATTGATGAGGATGAAACTCCAGCTGAGGCCCCGAAGAAGTGGAGAGATTACAGTGTGGAATTCCACTTCCCTGAGCCTACTGAACTAACTCCACCCCTTTTGCAGATAATAAATGTAAGCTTTAGTTACCCTAACCGGGAGGATTTCAGGCTCTCAGATGTTGATGTGGGTATTGATATGGGGACTCGGGTTGCCATTGTTGGGCCTAATGGAGCTGGTAAATCTACTCTCTTGAACCTGATTGCTGGTGATCTAGTTCCAACAGAAGGTGAAGTACGGAGGAGTCAGAAATTGAGGATTGGGAGGTATTCACAACATTTTGTTGATACTAATTATGGAGGAGACGCCAGTGCAGTATCTGCTTCGTCTTCATCCAGATCAAGAAGGACTTAGCAAGCAGGAGGCTGTTCGTGCAAAACTTGGGAAATTTGGACTTCCCAGCCATAATCACCTCACTCCAATTGCAAAATTATCTGGAGGACAGAAAGCTCGAGTTGTCTTTACTTCAATTTCCATGTCAAAACCTCACATATTGCTGTTGGATGAGCCCACAAACCATTTGGACATGCAAAGCATAGATGCACTAGCTGATGCGCTTGATGAGTTTACTGGTGGAGTAGTCCTGGTAAGTCATGACTCAAGGCTCATATCACGTGTCTGCGAGGATGAAGAGAAGAGTCAAATTTGGGTAGTAGATAATGGGACTGTGAACACTTTCCCTGGTAGTTTTGAAGACTACAACGAAGAGCTGCAAAGAGAGATTAGAGCAGAGGTTGATGACTGATGTGGTATTGAGTTTTCCcaacaaaaaatgaaatattatatgTTTAACCATATAATCATTAAGACCTGCATATGGTATGATGGTTCACCTGTATCGAGGGCTTGTTTGAAATTCAGAGACTAGGAATTTTGCATTGTACACTAGGAATAATGCAAGTGTCGTGTCGGTTATTAAGTTTTGTTGGAATTTGTATTTGTGTTGCTATGAAATTCTTTTTGAGGTTGTTATAACTGTAATATTTTTGCCAGATTATCCAAGAACAAATGCTCTGTCGGCTTTAATTCCCGTTCCCTGTTTTATAGTCAAGAATGTTCCATTATTTCTGTTACATAATTTGCATTGTTAGAGTCATAAAAGAATGGAGCAGCAAGGAATGCTGAATAGGATGCTTGAAATCTGCGTTTCCCAACTGTTACTTGGGATGCTTTCAATCTCTAATATTAGCATTTCTACGAGGAAAACTTGTTCAAGAAGACGCCTAGTAGCTTCTTGAGTTGGCTTTTTGGCTGCAAAGAAGCTTTTATCACAACCAGCCTTAGCTATGCTATTGATCCATTCCATTTTCCTTGTGTTGATGGTTATGCTTATTCTTGTGTTTAACATTATCAGTCAACAATGGAATGCTTTGAATATCCTCGCAACTTAGAATGAAATCAAGTGGCATACAATCATAATTATATACTTCATTCTATGTGTATATTATATTACATACATACaaaaacatgcatatatatatatacagatgTTGTACCTTTACATCATTTGGGCAGGCATCTTTTTTTAGCCTTGCGCTCTGTACAACACTGCAAGCTAAAGAAGATATATGTACATGGAAAATCATGGTTAAAGAAGCCCTATATATGCTTTGTTCCCCACCGGAAAATGCCTATAAATGTACATATCAGGTGAGATTAGAGGGGCGGAGCCAAATCAAGGTTTGATACAGCAGTTAATGTAGGTCAAAATCTTCTTTTTCTTCTGCAatatgaaaaggaaaaatgagaAAGAATGGAATGTGAAATGAAGGGGGAAGGGGGGGGGAAGCAAAAGCAGGAATGGAGGGAGAGAATAGTACGGAGACAGGATAATGGTCGTCTGGGGGGCGCTTAGGAAAAGAAGAAACAACGAGATCACGGTCATTGCCAAGGCTACGCCTAACATCAGACTTGTGCTGCTTCCTGTTGGCACGAGCTTGATTGAATATCATTGAATAATCGGTGGCTCCTGCATTTTTCTGATCCCACGCTCCAAATTGAGGGACTGGCGTCCATCCTACTACATTGTTCTGCCATTCcccattttaattttcaaatactACTTCCCAAACATCTTAATATTTCATACTCTATTCGGACAAATTCAAAATATCTAGTTATTtgtttatatgtatgtatgaaatTTACAACTGTTATATTGAAACAAGCATTATAAGTTGTACAAATATTGAGAGAAAGGGATAAGGAGTTTagaaaatgttgaaaaagaaatcaaacctTAAAGAATAGAAATTTGAATGAAgatgattatattttatatggATATCAAAACATTAGGCGTGCAGATGAAATGAAGATGATTACACAACTGTTGGTATGTAAACAAGATGTTGGGAAGTTAAATAATTACCTCTGTCTGATGAGCCATGGTGACCAGCAAAAGAATTGGAGATGGTGGGGAGCATCtcacaaataataaataatttatgttatgGGAATCAAAGGTTGCCTTAGCAGTTGGattaaatttgaaaacaaaactaaataaatcatttttcagTTAGAAACTGGTGGTAAGAATTATGTACTCAACTTCAATCAAGATATTGCCTAAATTAGATTAGCATTTTAGcaacaacaatataaaataaacatggtaattatagacttggaattattttatcGTCATTCTTATTATGATGTTTACTGTTTTTAcctcatatcattttcatttttatttttcatattatatataattaatgagggttggaagaagaaaatttgaaattgtattTTAAGATGACGTAACGACATATGAAAATAGTGATATTATAGTTATTTTTTTCGAAACAATAAAATTAGTCAATTTAATGTAGGGGTTTAAGCCAGCCTCGAAGTTCTTTTGATGATTTGGAGGTTTAATCCaatatggaaaataaaaaatggcATGGATTGATTTTATTGGTAGGGATTATAAATGATCTAGTAGAAAGaactcgtaaaataatttttccttgttaatatataaaatatatcaaatcaaacAAAATCTTAATTAATTACTTATCTTTATTGGAGGGTTAGGATTCATTTCATTATTTTTCCATTCATTGTTATTCAATacaattattattactatttaaatgtatatttaatGGTTTAATGGTTTAAAAGACCctaacttttttttgaaaaaatcaattaagttctTGCGACTTATTTCATCTAATTGAGCTCTTGAACTAATAAAACTAGTCAAATAGGCTCTTTGATTAATGTTGACTATTACAGCGTTGATGTGGCCGTTAACGGCATTGACATGGTATTTCGTGTCAACTATAGTTGCTGACGTGGTAGTGTCATGCCAGCAAAAAATAaacgaaataattttttttaaaaatgaaaaaaaattaaaatatactaaaatgaACATAAACATACGATTATCTAGATTCATTTGTTTTaaagcttaatttttttaaaaaaatcaatatatatttttaaaaattaaataaatttggcACAATAATTTCATTCTTCCTctgtttaatatatttttaagctgTTTTCAACCTTCTTTTTACAACTTTATTTCatcaatttcaattttatttggtTTTGTTTACTTGTGGTTTTGCATCACATGATGTGGTTAGCGCTCATCCTTTCCTCGTCTGAGTACTTTctacattgaattttttttatacaatattagaaATAGAGTATAAAATGACATTGTTCCAACCAAATAAGTGTTTAATGACAaacttctaaaaaaataaattctcatTTATTTTGTATGtagttttttttgaataatcttattataggttataatcttttttttaacacaatgtcTAGAATTACTTATAGTTTCTTCTCAACCCATAAAAAGggatgtcgaaaccatttttaaattttgaaaaaaaagggatcgactttaaaaacaaattttggagttgtcaccaatcttttttgagGTGTAATCGGGTCACCTAgagattgatcattttaataaaacatttgatttattaaaacgatAATTTTAGGTCTACAAGAATCGAgaaaaagggttcgggagtcggttacatacgaggaagggttagcaccctcgtgacgcccaaaattggtatcaattgattgtttaatgtcctATCgttgaaaatttaaagaaaaccatTAAAATACGATTCCctcttaaaaaaaaataaacaattcgAATTGGATTTTAAGATTCACTcgtttaaagaaataaaataccacatccaacacgttaggacacgatattttAAGCCTCCAAAAATTGAGATCACCTCATAATTTTCAAAACACGCAATGAAATCTAAAAGGGTATCATGTTATTTGGCTAAACGAAAAAAACaaaacccagcacgattgggcacgatttctcgaatttccaaacatagaacattgccttgttataaaatttagaaaacacggatgaaatttcaaagtgaTATTTGTTTATTTGGACAAACGGAAAATCGAATTCCCAAAAACATCAAATATCACCTTTGTTTTGGAAGTTTTCAAATAAACAATTGCAATACCGgctcaaaatatatttatttggttCACTTTAGGGTAAAAACGATTGATGTTGGGCAAAGAGTTGGAATTTAAAGATCATGATGCAATAACGTGTATACAAGCTTAGTTTTGTACATGTGATAAAAGTATGTGGCaagttttaaaacaaataatatataaataatatagaagAAATGCAATTTGGAATCATTAGTATGCAATCAAACAAATGTATAAAAATCTTAAGGTAACATACATGACAGTTCGGAATAggtcaaaaaataataaaattaaaaaaaaatgtatgaaataataatatataaatgagatTTCAAGACAcataatgtatatataaaagaGTAAGTAATACATAGCATGGTATTTGtcaatctaaataaataatacttaaatgaaaatttatacattaaaaaaaaaacaaaggtactagtatatgaaaataaataaaatataccaTTTAAAATAGGGTCTTTAGAAGAAATCaaatatgcataaaataatataaaatcaataatatatacataaaaaaataaaataaaaggaaatatttacataaaataaaaggaaGTCAATAATGTACACTTAGAGTAAAAATAACTTAGTGTAAGTTACGTATATACGTGAAATAAAGAAAACTTAATATAAGTAAagtatataaatacaaaataatatatgaaagtattttggaagaaaaaaacaaataaatatgcaCATGAAAAAAACAGTATAttcttattttgttaaaataatatgtacaaatatatatatatcaattttgtTAAACAAAActatatgttaaaataatatattcttattttatagtaaaaatgaataaaaaaatttaactggaagaaaaacaaaattaaaggcaCAACTTATGAACAAAGCAAACCATTTAAACATAACTTTGGGCCAAAGTAAAACGCGAAAACTACAAATTAACCAAACCCCAAACTGGACCCTTTCAGCACGGACTAAGATGAACACCCGCGTAAATTCCTGAGacaatttaaaagaattaaagaaagcATGGAAAGGGTCCAATCGAACACTAGCGCAAAAGGGAAGGACTGGACGCGAAAATTACCCATTTAAGGTAAAATGCGCGGACCCAGCCTAGCAATTGCGATGTAACTCCGGTGAGTTTTCCTCTTTCTCTTATATCCTTTTTTacacacaaaagaaaaaaaaataaagcaagAAAAATAGCAAAACTGAAAAAGGGAAAAAactaagggcacgtttggttcgctgtattggattagaggcgtattggattagaggtgtattgggattagaggtgtattggattagaggtgtaatagctaattcactgtttggttgaatgtaatggaatagaggcgtaatagtaatcttgtgtttggttgaatggaatagaggtgtaatagcataatggaaaaaactaaaatgactagaatacccttagcataaatttgttttggtaaatgattattgttattgttatttaaattataataagattattattatcaataataaataatttaatcatatttaaacataattattattaaatatattttaattaaaatatataatttaataaaattcttaataattaatattcttatgttaatttactcaaatcataatatatgatactgtaaaatataaattaacataattattattaaatatattttaattaaactatataatttaataaaattcttaataattaatattcttatattaatttactcaaatcataatatatgatactgtaaaatataaattaacataattattattaaatatataacttgaaaattatattctgcataaacataattaacttatactaagaaaaagttagatgaaaatgaaattgtacatcataatcaatatgttcaaaagttttacaacatcaaaaagtttgaacattgatatttaatggtgagaaagaaatcttctgacccattccaatcgggcaacagaaggtaaactgaagaaaacgatcatttgagttggatgatcgggaattttactcaaagcatcataccgctgatcgtcggttaaattTTATCTCTTAAGAACCTTATCAGGCGCATTCCCGGAGTTGAGCCCAAAGTAATTCATTCTAGGCTTGCATCTCCCTATATTGTTGGATTGTAGCCTGCAAATCTTCTCTCGCTCATGTATTTTAGCATTTCCATTCATCTTGACTATTTATCAAAATGGTGGAAGAAAATAGAAGGGTATGATTGTTGCTCTATCGTTGGAATTATAGAAAGGATGGATTACAGGTTTCTACAGCATCACTTTTATTTGGTGTCTAGATCTACCTTAGTGTTAATAATGGATGGAATCTTGGTCTTTTTTTCTCCTAATGATGATAACTCCTTGAAGGTAGAGACAACTTTTTGCTTATTTCTCAGATGATGTTAACtgttataataattaagttaGACAATATTTAGGGGTGCACAATGGTAATGGTTCACACTATGAATAGTGTAGAGGCTAAGCTCATGTAAATTCCAGGTGCTGGTAAGAATTCTTCCCTATACATCACGAAGAGTGACATTAAGGCTTCCTTGATGTTCTTCACAAAATCCAGGCATATAGGCTTCATACTGGGACCAGCTTCAAAGCAGCAGCGATCGGCATGCTGAAGAACCCGATCGGTTGGCGGCTCGGTTGCAAGTGCAAGTGCTCCTAAAGTATCCATGATCATATTCACCCACAATAGCTGAACAGCTGTCAGAGGAGCACTCCCTGCAGCAtaagaaaatatgagaaatttTATATTGTTCGGAGTTTTCGTTTCCTTGATACTTACACTCATGAACACATAACCATATTTCATATTCCTGTTCAAGTGATTATCATTTGCAAAGAAGCTAGAACattggtttaaaatattagtagGCAAACATATTCCGTTGTTACCTGTCAAACATGCTGAGGAGAAGTTAACAATTAAGGCAACAATGTTGACAGTCAGTTGAAACTGTACAAATTTCTGAATATTTATGTACACTGAACGGCCCCATTTGGCCACTGTCAGAATTGTTGAGAAATTGTCATCAAGAATGATGACATCAGCACTCTCCTTAGCCACCTGGAATTGAGAATTGAGATTAGTTGAATCTTGATTTTGGTAAATATCACACAGTACATATACTTGAGCAAAATATTTTACTAGGATCTAACAAAGAATCATTATCATAACACTAGTATCAGGCGCATGAAAGAATATCAGTTCGCAATTGCTTTACCAGAGTATGCTTGTCCATAGGAGAAGATCGAGCTATCACCTGCAAAACGAGAATTGAGGTATGAATTACAGGATTTATCCTTTTGTTAGAAGCACCTAACTGGTATTTGAAGCAAAAATAACAATGGGAGGACACCTGAATCTTAGGAATTAACTTGAGCAAAGAACTCCAGCAATTTCAGTGCCTCATCGCCAGACCAACTCCAGATAGTCCCTTCTTGCAGTTTACTCCTTAACAGTCCTTGCACCATTACGGCAAAAGTCACTACAGCAAAAAACAGGCCTACCTTCCCAATGATAGTTGCTACTCCATTCAATTTCACCTGCAGTGGGGTCTCATCATCTCCCCCTTCACTGAGGGTTGCCATCAATTTGCCCCATTGAGTTCTCATCCCAACAGTGGTAACCAACATCTTGCATGATCCATCTTGAAGCTTAGTACCAGAAAGCATAAAAGGGTTTTTATCATTCACCACTACTGGCTCACTCTCCCCTGTTAAACTTGATTCATCGATTAGCACGGAAAATCCCGACACAAAAAGGCCATCAGCAGGGACTTGGTCACCAATATTAAGGTGTACAATATCACCAGGAAGCAAATCATATATGGATAATTTCTGCCTACAATCATTTCTTGTTACCTGAATggtgattttctttttctccttgtcCAAATCCTTAAACTGCAAAGATTGGCGATAATCGCTGGTTGCCGTGACGAACACGACTAATAAGATACTTGCAACAATCCCAAGTCCATCATGAGCTCCGGCTGGCCAACCTTCCATTGCTATCCCAACGACCAACGACACAATAGCACATGCCCCAAGGATCATAAGAGTCATATCCTGAAGAGCTTCCCAAACAAAGACCCAGAATCCCTTAGCATCAGGCTCAGCAAACTTATTGATTCCATAAATCTCTTGTCTTTTACTCAACAAAGCAGCATCAGAACTTAGTCCAGTGTTGGTGGATGTGGAGAGTTTTTCAGCAATGCCACTTACTCCACCATGAAACTTTAGTTTCTTCACATCATGGCCTTCCACAATGGATCCTAACTCATCAGCACAAAGTTGAAAACCAGCAGCTATGACTTGCTCAGGAACAACATAGTCACTAGGTTGTACACCTGCAAAACGAAGattcatttatacatattcaaAGGCGTTTTACGAAATAAAAACGTGAACAAAGTTGAATTTGCAGCAAACGGTCTCACCTGATATAAACTGAAAGGCAGCTTTCGAAACCAGTACAGCAATTCTCAATTTTTCCTGCAATTTTCCATAATAATAACAATCTCTACATTGCCATAATCCTACTACCATATTAGAAACGCAAAGCcaattaacaaaactaaaaaattctGCTCATTTCTCTCATGATAATCACTAATCAGTATATCTTTACTACATTtagaaaatgatgaaaaattgaaaatgataTTTGAGCAATCTCTAAATGAGAGAGTGGATTGAAAAGTGAAGGGACCTGATTAGTGCGACGCATAGCAGCAGCCTCATAACGTTTGGAGAGGTTGGCAGTGAATCGAAACCGCCGTTTCGGATTCTTCACGAAACCAACAACTGTCCTCCATTTTTCCAATGCTTCATCCGACGAATGCTTCGATTTCAAATCGAAGTTCTGGTTCAAATAACTATCCATCAATCCTTTCTTTCAAAAATGTTTCAAATCGCCTTTGTTCCTAAAACAGCTACCTCAGCTTCATTCAAATAATCGAAGAAAAATAACTGTGGAAACCGATTAAAGATAAAAAGAGAGGGGAATTTCCGGTACTGCTTGCAACAGCAACGCGGAAGTTTGTGAGAAAAATTGGTGGGAAATAAATAAGATCAAAATGGAATAGAAAAGAAACTGAGAAAATTCTTTTAAAGAAATGGAGGATCCGAAATTTGATGCAGTTTAGTAGAGTGTTTGAACTGGTATTTTCCTTCTACTATTTAGGAACGGATTTAAAGTCAAAAGTATTCCATTTTTGCAGCAAAACTAAGCACGAAAGGCGAAGCAAGAAATTGGGGCTACTGGCCGAAGGCGAAGCAAGCAATGAAAGAGATAAAGGAGAGACAAACCCAGGAAACAGAGGGCAAATTAGGGCGTGAAACATTTTGAACCTATATTCTCtccaaaaaaaggtaaaaaaaaccaACCCCTTTACAATCGAAATTCAAAAACTTTATAGCTGAATACAAAAATCGTTTCTGCCTATTTCTTTGCTCAAATTGTAGGTACCGTGGGAGAGTGCACGATCGTGGGTCATGGACGCGCGAGCTAGGGGTTGTGTGTGGGCGTGCCGACGTACGTGGGGCGCTGAACGTGGGGGGCTGCGACGCAAGGGGAAGAAGGGAACTTAGGGTTTTTGAATTTGGGCCTTCTGTCACTATGCTATTTTAATGTAATTGAGCTGGGTTTTCTTTTTGGATTTATTATTTGTAAATggacatttaatattttattgtattctTTGGTTTTTGTATGTGCATAGGCCCGGGTCTAAATTGGGTCTTACAcccataaataggaaaataatgcgCTTCAACGTACTCAGACCCATGTTCTTTTGTATTAACAACAATGTCGATActaatcgagttaaaactcaatcgactaCTTTATATATAAGTCAaaacttttattaattaaatcacataaaatgaatGAAACTACAAAATTAGGGGTGTATAGtgggaaacttaaaaaaaaaaacttaagccAAATGAAATTAGTGGTGGGTGGCGCCAAattaatttttacccaaatttgtttaataatttttagtacCAAAATAACGTTTTTTTCTCAACAAAATTTGAGCAGCTTAACAAAATTAAGCCACTTTTTTCTCCTTTAAAATAGggatttatcatcttttcttattGATCTGTTTTTCAAGTAGAAATGAAAGGAAAATCGATGGATGCCATAAATAtttctactactactactacaGTGGAGCCTTTAATGGTGATTACAAATAGAACAGAAGAAATTGTGGATTTGATGTTAGCAGAATGTCTCCATTtgataaaacaattatttatcgATGTCCAATTATttttcgaaattaaaaaaataaaaaaaaatattataaaatcaagtTGTTAACTTTTGATTTCAAAAAGCCGATCGATGATATATATACACCCCATTTTATAATCTCTTATATTgccaaacataatttaaaaaattcccaGAAATTTGTCCTCCATTTTCCTAAACATACTAGTAAGCAAGTTACaatgttgaaaaaaaaagaaagagagaaaagcaACTAAAccatatcttttctt
This window of the Gossypium hirsutum isolate 1008001.06 chromosome A09, Gossypium_hirsutum_v2.1, whole genome shotgun sequence genome carries:
- the LOC107890078 gene encoding calcium-transporting ATPase 2, plasma membrane-type; amino-acid sequence: MDSYLNQNFDLKSKHSSDEALEKWRTVVGFVKNPKRRFRFTANLSKRYEAAAMRRTNQEKLRIAVLVSKAAFQFISGVQPSDYVVPEQVIAAGFQLCADELGSIVEGHDVKKLKFHGGVSGIAEKLSTSTNTGLSSDAALLSKRQEIYGINKFAEPDAKGFWVFVWEALQDMTLMILGACAIVSLVVGIAMEGWPAGAHDGLGIVASILLVVFVTATSDYRQSLQFKDLDKEKKKITIQVTRNDCRQKLSIYDLLPGDIVHLNIGDQVPADGLFVSGFSVLIDESSLTGESEPVVVNDKNPFMLSGTKLQDGSCKMLVTTVGMRTQWGKLMATLSEGGDDETPLQVKLNGVATIIGKVGLFFAVVTFAVMVQGLLRSKLQEGTIWSWSGDEALKLLEFFAQVNSVIARSSPMDKHTLVAKESADVIILDDNFSTILTVAKWGRSVYINIQKFVQFQLTVNIVALIVNFSSACLTGSAPLTAVQLLWVNMIMDTLGALALATEPPTDRVLQHADRCCFEAGPSMKPICLDFVKNIKEALMSLFVMYREEFLPAPGIYMSLASTLFIV